A portion of the Acidihalobacter prosperus genome contains these proteins:
- a CDS encoding MFS transporter — MNFDSASSQDETHQRGIRLNAPQFLMQTLQVVFVGLTLGTERTVLPTLSADFGVTKGAFLWLASFVIAFGFVKGLVNFAAGAMADRIGRKRVLLLGWLAALPIPFLLLYAQNWGWVVIANVFLGISQGLAWSVTVISMVDLARTDQRGLAVGINEFGGYAAMGVAGLATGILAATYGPRIALFGFSLGVILLAALTTLWFVRETRGFAHAESRAHREGRHDGPKARIPQTRTEEPDAWEIFLLVSFRHPTLRALSQAGVINKVADTLVWILFPLYLHQRGLGLVEIGWVTGVYAAVWGASQLWSGPLSDHIGRKWLIAWGLWLVALGVLGALLLKGLALWLASAVIMGIGMAMLYPNIIAAVNDISDPAWRGASLGAYRYWRDTGYAIGGLVLGGVAQFTNHVMPAFWATISLLLLSGAWVAFGSEETHPRINPVSHDITTDQ; from the coding sequence ATGAATTTCGATTCCGCCTCGAGTCAGGACGAAACCCACCAGCGCGGCATACGACTCAATGCCCCGCAATTTCTCATGCAGACCCTGCAGGTGGTGTTCGTCGGTCTGACCCTGGGCACCGAGCGTACCGTGCTGCCGACATTGTCTGCCGATTTTGGTGTTACCAAAGGAGCCTTTCTGTGGCTGGCCTCCTTCGTCATCGCCTTCGGTTTCGTCAAGGGCCTAGTGAATTTCGCTGCCGGTGCCATGGCCGATCGCATCGGCCGCAAAAGGGTGCTGCTACTCGGCTGGCTGGCGGCCTTACCGATCCCTTTCCTGTTGCTGTATGCGCAGAACTGGGGCTGGGTCGTCATCGCGAACGTCTTCCTCGGCATCAGCCAGGGACTAGCCTGGTCGGTCACCGTGATCAGCATGGTGGATCTGGCGCGTACAGATCAAAGAGGTCTCGCGGTGGGGATCAATGAGTTCGGTGGGTATGCCGCCATGGGCGTAGCCGGGCTGGCGACGGGTATCCTGGCGGCCACTTACGGTCCGCGAATCGCACTGTTCGGGTTTTCACTGGGGGTGATTCTGCTCGCCGCCCTGACTACCCTCTGGTTTGTGCGCGAGACGCGGGGATTCGCCCATGCCGAGAGCCGCGCTCACCGGGAAGGACGCCACGACGGCCCGAAAGCGCGGATTCCGCAAACCCGCACCGAAGAACCCGACGCCTGGGAGATATTCCTGTTGGTGTCATTCCGTCACCCCACCCTGCGCGCGCTCAGCCAAGCCGGCGTGATCAACAAGGTGGCCGATACGCTCGTATGGATTCTGTTTCCGCTCTATCTGCATCAGCGCGGTCTGGGCCTGGTGGAAATCGGCTGGGTGACCGGCGTCTACGCGGCGGTATGGGGCGCTTCGCAATTGTGGAGCGGACCGCTGTCCGACCACATCGGGCGCAAGTGGCTGATCGCCTGGGGATTGTGGCTGGTAGCGCTGGGTGTTCTGGGCGCGTTACTGCTCAAGGGGCTCGCTCTGTGGCTGGCCAGTGCCGTGATCATGGGCATAGGGATGGCCATGCTCTATCCCAATATCATCGCGGCGGTCAACGACATCTCAGACCCCGCATGGCGTGGCGCCTCCCTGGGTGCCTATCGCTACTGGCGTGATACGGGCTACGCCATCGGTGGGCTGGTTCTAGGCGGGGTCGCCCAGTTCACCAACCATGTCATGCCGGCATTCTGGGCGACGATCAGCCTCTTGCTGTTGTCAGGCGCCTGGGTGGCCTTTGGCAGCGAGGAGACCCATCCGCGGATCAATCCGGTTTCGCATGACATCACAACCGACCAGTGA
- a CDS encoding MBL fold metallo-hydrolase, with translation MFFRQLPTKDATLSYLFGCASCHVAVAIDPVLGDEDWFIEEARKQDVRITHVIDTHIHADHYSGGRPLAERSGGTYCLHEANLGNVQFGFEPLADKQRIEVGNVAIDVLHTPGHTPDSVCLLVTDKRRGDQPWFVLTGDTLFVGAVGRPDLAGREVEMAGQLWDSLHGKLLDLPDETEIYAGHVAGSVCGAGISGKPGSTLGFEKRWNPLLSLPRDAFIEALTQEIPPRPAEMDRMVEVNLGLKPPPSVTA, from the coding sequence ATGTTTTTCAGACAACTACCCACCAAGGATGCCACCCTGTCCTACCTGTTCGGCTGCGCTTCCTGCCACGTGGCCGTGGCCATCGACCCCGTGCTGGGAGACGAAGATTGGTTCATTGAGGAAGCCCGCAAGCAGGATGTTCGTATCACGCATGTTATCGATACGCATATTCATGCCGACCATTACTCCGGCGGCCGCCCGCTGGCCGAACGCAGCGGCGGCACGTATTGCCTGCATGAGGCGAACCTAGGCAACGTGCAATTCGGTTTCGAGCCGTTGGCGGATAAACAGCGCATCGAGGTAGGCAACGTCGCCATTGACGTGCTGCACACACCAGGTCATACCCCAGATTCGGTATGCCTTCTGGTCACCGACAAGCGCCGTGGCGATCAACCCTGGTTTGTGTTGACCGGAGACACGCTGTTCGTGGGTGCAGTGGGTCGCCCCGATCTTGCGGGCAGAGAAGTTGAAATGGCCGGCCAACTCTGGGACAGCCTGCATGGAAAATTACTGGATCTACCCGATGAAACGGAAATCTATGCAGGACATGTGGCGGGTAGCGTGTGCGGCGCCGGCATTTCGGGCAAACCCGGCTCGACGCTCGGTTTCGAGAAGCGCTGGAACCCATTGTTGAGCTTGCCCCGAGATGCCTTTATCGAAGCCTTGACCCAGGAAATCCCGCCACGTCCCGCCGAAATGGATCGCATGGTCGAGGTCAATCTGGGACTCAAACCGCCCCCCTCCGTAACAGCTTGA